The Callithrix jacchus isolate 240 chromosome X, calJac240_pri, whole genome shotgun sequence genome contains a region encoding:
- the MORF4L2 gene encoding mortality factor 4-like protein 2 → MSSRKQGSQPRGQQSAEEDNFKKPTRSNMQRSKMRGASSGKKTAGPQQKNLEPALPGRWGGRSAENPPSGSVRKTRKNKQKTPGNGDGGSTSEAPQPPRKKRARADPTVESEEAFKNRMEVKVKIPEELKPWLVEDWDLVTRQKQLFQLPAKKNVDAILEEYANCKKSQGNVDNKEYAVNEVVAGIKEYFNVMLGTQLLYKFERPQYAEILLAHPDAPMSQVYGAPHLLRLFVRIGAMLAYTPLDEKSLALLLGYLHDFLKYLAKNSASLFTASDYKVASAEYHRKAL, encoded by the coding sequence ATGAGTTCCAGAAAGCAGGGTTCTCAACCTCGTGGACAACAATCTGCAGAAGAAGACAACTTTAAAAAACCAACTAGAAGCAACATGCAGAGAAGTAAGATGAGAGGGGCCTCCTCAGGAAAGAAGACAGCTGGTCCCCAGCAGAAAAATCTGGAACCAGCTCTCCCAGGAAGATGGGGGGGTCGCTCTGCAGAGAACCCCCCTTCAGGATCCGTGAGGAAGACCAGAAAGAACAAACAGAAGACTCCTGGAAACGGAGACGGTGGCAGTACCAGTGAAGCACCTCAGCCCCCTCGGAAGAAAAGGGCCCGGGCTGACCCCACTGTTGAAAGCGAGGAGGCATTTAAGAATAGAATGGAAGTTAAAGTGAAGATTCCTGAAGAATTAAAACCATGGCTCGTTGAGGACTGGGACTTAGTTACCAGGCAGAAGCAGCTGTTCCAACTCCCTGCTAAGAAAAATGTAGATGCAATTCTGGAGGAGTATGCAAATTGCAAGAAATCGCAGGGAAATGTTGATAATAAGGAATATGCGGTTAATGAAGTTGTGGCaggaataaaagaatatttcaatGTGATGTTGGGCACTCAGCTGCTCTACAAATTTGAGAGGCCCCAGTATGCTGAAATCCTTTTGGCTCACCCTGATGCTCCAATGTCCCAGGTTTATGGAGCACCACACCTACTGAGATTATTTGTAAGAATTGGAGCAATGTTGGCCTATACACCCCTTGATGAGAAAAGCCTTGCATTATTGTTGGGCTATCTGCATGATTTCCTAAAATATCTGGCAAAGAATTCTGCATCTCTCTTTACTGCCAGTGATTACAAAGTGGCTTCTGCTGAGTACCACCGCAAAGCCCTGTGA